AGACTTTGTAAAAAAAGCAAAATCACTGCTAAAAGAGCAAGATTTTTACGCAGACCCAGATGATTTTGAATCTGCGATGAGCGTGGCTTTTAGAGCTATTATAGGCTATGGGACTAGCGCAAAAAGCGTGCTTGATGGTCTAAAAACTTGCTTAAATAAAGATGAAAAACTAGCAAAATATATACTAAAAAACTCTATTTTAGATTTTAAAAAGAATTTTAAAGAAAAAGAACCTCGCTTTGAAAATACGCTAGAAGCGGCTATTTCTCGCTTTAACGATGACTTTGGACTAGATGAAGATATAGTGATAGAAAAAGCAGGGCAAGAAGAGCAAATCCAAACAAATACAATCAGCTTTGATGGCGCAAATACCTTGGTCTTTGGCGATATTTTCTGGGAGCTAAAAGCCGCAAAAGAAAGCGAGCTTTGGCTGCTAAACCTATATAAAGGCGTGCCGATTAAAAACAAAGCCAAAATCACAGATATTGAAAATGAAAAACTAAGCCTAAAAACAGAATTAATCCAACTTCTAGCCATAAAAGAAGAAGGCTCAGCCTTTATCCTAAAAGGAGAAAATATCAGCTCAGATATTGAGTGCAGGGTCTTAAACTTTAATTTTGGTGCAGGTGTGGTGATGCTAGAGCCCTTTCGCCGCAGCACGAAAACAGCTGCACTTTTAAGGGCACATCCTCGCCTCCAACCATCAAAACTAACTCCTGTTAGCTTGCTTTATGATAATAAGCGCATAGATGCTCAGCTTTTTGACATTAGCCGTGGTGGGCTTGGTGCGATTTGCGCTGATGGATTAAGGCTGCAGGCTGGCTCAAAGCTAAAGGCGATTTTTAATCTAGAAATCGCAGGCGCTTTAAAGCAAATAGACCTAAATCTAGAGCTAGTAATAGCCCTAAACTACCAAGGCACGATGCGCTACTGCTGTAAAATAACAGATACCGCTCAGCCTTGTATGAGCGATATTTTTGCCTACACTGATGTAAGAGAAAAAGAAACTCTAGATGAACTAAGCAAAAAAGCGCAGGATTTTTTATAGAATTTAATTAAAAATTCTAGAATTCACTAATAATAAAAGGATCAAAATGATAAATATAGTTTTTTATTTAATAGCTTATTTTTTAGCAGCTGTTCCTTTTGGACTGGTGTTAGCAAGGCTTTTTGCTAAGGTTGATATAAGAAGCGCAGGTAGCGGCAGCATAGGCGCTACAAATGTCTTGCGTGTGGTAAAAGAAAGCAATCCTGCCCTAGCAAAAAAGCTTAGCATCGCTACAGTCGCCCTTGATGCGCTAAAAGGACTAGTGCCCCTTGTGGTGGCAAAATTCTGCTTTGGCTTAGGTGATAGCGTGCTTTGGGCGATGGCGGTTTTAGCAGTAATTGGGCATTGCTTTTCGCCGTATTTATTATTTAATGGCGGTAAGGGCATAGCCACTGGGGCTGGAGTAATGATATTTTTCTTGCCACTTGAGGTTATACTTGCGCTGATTGTGTGGTTTGTAGTAGGCAAGGTGCTAAAAATCAGTTCGCTTGCTAGCCTAAGCGCACTTGTGGTTTTTATAGCCAGTTCGTTTATAATCCACCCGCAAATTGAGGTTATAAACACGCATGCACCGGTGCTTATCATCTGCTTTATCATTGTCTATAAACACTGGGGAAATATCTTGCGCTTAATAACTGGCAAGGAGAAAAAAGTAATATGAAAATCAGTCTAAAAATGCGCTTTAAGTGCGTGGTGGGCGTGCTTAGCTTTGAAAGAGTTAAAAAGCAAAAAATCTCTTTAAAGCTAAGCGCAAAGACAAGTGAGTTTATTGATTATGGCTTAATTAGTGAGTATATTTATGCTTCTTTTAAGCAGCAAAAATTTATTTATTTAGAGGATGCTTTAGCATTTTTTGAGAAAAATCTAGTAAAAGAGTTCCCAAAAATCACAAAATTTAAGCTAAAAATCTCAAAACCACAAATTTTTAAAATGCTTGCAAAGCCTTATAAAAGCACACCTTCGCTAAGCAAAAAAGTAGTTTATTAAAATAAATTTAAAAAAAATTGAATTTTTCCTTAAATTTTATGATAGAATTGCAGAAACATTTTTAAATAAGGAATAAAATGAGAATTCTAGTTGTAGAAGATGAATCAACTCTAAATAAAACACTTCTAGACGGACTTAGTGAGTGTGGATTTCAAACAGATACTAGCGAGAGTTACAAAGACGCTGAGTATTATATAGGCATTCGCAATTATGATTTGGTGCTGTGTGATTGGATGCTTGA
This DNA window, taken from Campylobacter magnus, encodes the following:
- a CDS encoding PilZ domain-containing protein; this translates as MQKYEGYESLILQCETLLDECEIDFVKKAKSLLKEQDFYADPDDFESAMSVAFRAIIGYGTSAKSVLDGLKTCLNKDEKLAKYILKNSILDFKKNFKEKEPRFENTLEAAISRFNDDFGLDEDIVIEKAGQEEQIQTNTISFDGANTLVFGDIFWELKAAKESELWLLNLYKGVPIKNKAKITDIENEKLSLKTELIQLLAIKEEGSAFILKGENISSDIECRVLNFNFGAGVVMLEPFRRSTKTAALLRAHPRLQPSKLTPVSLLYDNKRIDAQLFDISRGGLGAICADGLRLQAGSKLKAIFNLEIAGALKQIDLNLELVIALNYQGTMRYCCKITDTAQPCMSDIFAYTDVREKETLDELSKKAQDFL
- the plsY gene encoding glycerol-3-phosphate 1-O-acyltransferase PlsY, encoding MINIVFYLIAYFLAAVPFGLVLARLFAKVDIRSAGSGSIGATNVLRVVKESNPALAKKLSIATVALDALKGLVPLVVAKFCFGLGDSVLWAMAVLAVIGHCFSPYLLFNGGKGIATGAGVMIFFLPLEVILALIVWFVVGKVLKISSLASLSALVVFIASSFIIHPQIEVINTHAPVLIICFIIVYKHWGNILRLITGKEKKVI
- a CDS encoding dihydroneopterin aldolase: MKISLKMRFKCVVGVLSFERVKKQKISLKLSAKTSEFIDYGLISEYIYASFKQQKFIYLEDALAFFEKNLVKEFPKITKFKLKISKPQIFKMLAKPYKSTPSLSKKVVY